The Microbacterium sp. LWO12-1.2 genome includes a window with the following:
- a CDS encoding MarR family winged helix-turn-helix transcriptional regulator produces MAVTDEMVCFSLYSAARATTQAYRALLAPWGLTYPQYLVLAILWHEGDQTIGSLGDAMQLDSGTLSPLVRRLEQAGLVAKTRSPQDERVVMVQLTAAGQALRADLAKIPAQIAQLSGIRDDAHRRRLISELHELTALLQSGTSTSVAGATAPRAGE; encoded by the coding sequence ATGGCCGTGACCGATGAGATGGTGTGTTTCTCGCTGTACTCCGCCGCCCGCGCCACCACGCAGGCGTACCGGGCCCTGCTCGCCCCCTGGGGGCTGACGTACCCGCAGTATCTGGTCCTCGCCATTCTGTGGCACGAGGGAGATCAGACCATCGGCTCCCTCGGCGACGCCATGCAGCTCGACTCCGGCACACTCTCCCCCCTCGTGCGCCGCCTCGAGCAGGCGGGCCTGGTGGCCAAGACGCGCAGCCCTCAGGATGAGCGGGTCGTGATGGTGCAGCTCACTGCCGCAGGTCAAGCGCTCCGTGCGGACCTCGCGAAGATCCCGGCCCAGATCGCGCAGCTCTCCGGCATCCGCGACGATGCGCACCGCCGCCGGCTCATCTCAGAACTCCACGAACTGACCGCTCTGCTCCAGAGCGGCACCTCGACGTCCGTCGCCGGCGCCACCGCGCCGCGCGCCGGCGAATGA
- a CDS encoding CPBP family intramembrane glutamic endopeptidase yields the protein MNDVRSATTVWPGIAPAVLVCAAAPAFFVLEIPWLGWVLLALGIAAAWWMERGRATAPGPSLTRDLSLIAIGLLIVSVIPLAAELDNLAMLRFTLALGGAVAVPYVISRYLYRDRAISFPWRTHRRWGRLQWGWLVAVLVLGWLILPFYFITSGVYQNWPVVDTPDLIARLFVGVGAVGIWDELFFICTVFALLRRHFPDALANVLQAIVFVSFLWELGYREWGPLLTIPFALLQGFIFLRTHSLAYVVTVHLLFDAVVFAVLVHAHNPGMLPIFLV from the coding sequence ATGAACGACGTGCGGAGTGCGACCACCGTCTGGCCGGGAATCGCGCCGGCCGTCCTCGTGTGCGCCGCGGCGCCCGCATTCTTCGTGCTGGAGATCCCCTGGCTCGGGTGGGTGCTGCTGGCGCTCGGAATCGCGGCGGCCTGGTGGATGGAGCGCGGACGTGCGACGGCGCCCGGTCCTTCGCTGACCCGCGACCTCTCCTTGATCGCGATCGGTCTGCTGATCGTCAGCGTGATCCCGCTGGCCGCTGAGCTCGACAACCTGGCGATGCTGCGCTTCACGCTCGCCCTCGGTGGAGCGGTCGCCGTGCCGTATGTGATCTCCCGGTACCTCTATCGCGATCGCGCGATCAGCTTCCCGTGGCGCACGCATCGTCGCTGGGGGCGCCTGCAATGGGGATGGCTGGTGGCCGTCCTGGTGCTGGGCTGGCTGATCCTGCCCTTCTACTTCATCACCAGTGGGGTGTACCAGAACTGGCCGGTCGTCGACACTCCGGACCTGATCGCCCGGCTGTTCGTCGGGGTGGGTGCCGTCGGCATCTGGGATGAGTTGTTCTTCATCTGCACCGTCTTCGCGCTCTTGCGCCGGCACTTCCCCGATGCGCTCGCGAACGTACTGCAGGCGATCGTCTTCGTGTCGTTCCTCTGGGAGCTCGGCTACCGGGAATGGGGACCGCTGCTGACGATCCCGTTCGCGCTGCTGCAGGGCTTCATCTTCCTGCGCACCCACTCGCTGGCCTACGTGGTCACGGTGCACCTGCTGTTCGACGCGGTGGTGTTCGCGGTTCTGGTGCATGCCCACAACCCGGGCATGCTGCCGATCTTCCTTGTCTAG
- a CDS encoding zinc-binding dehydrogenase, protein MRALIHSQFGEAEDVLVVEERPVPEPGAGQVRLRIVLSPIHNHDLWTVRGTYGFKPELPAASGTEALGIVDALGEGVEHLTVGQRVATGGTFGAWAEYIVANAAGLIPVPESLSDESAAQLVSMPFSTISLLQFLDVNEGDWIVQNAANGAVGRMLAQLGAARGVHVLGLVRRAEGVEELRAQGIENVISTDQDHWRDQAARLTDGAPIIAGVDSVGGSASGDVLSLLSEGGTLVAFGAMNSPVMEIASSDVIFKQAIVKGFWGSKVIQQLDAATRGALFGELIQRVTDGTLTLPVAGVFDAADIADAVRLSNTPGRVGKVLLKF, encoded by the coding sequence ATGCGTGCACTCATCCATTCCCAGTTCGGCGAAGCCGAAGACGTCCTCGTGGTCGAGGAGCGTCCCGTCCCGGAACCCGGAGCAGGACAGGTCCGCCTGCGTATCGTCCTCTCCCCCATCCACAACCACGATCTGTGGACGGTCCGCGGCACCTACGGGTTCAAGCCGGAACTGCCCGCGGCATCCGGCACCGAAGCGCTCGGCATCGTCGATGCTCTCGGTGAGGGCGTCGAGCACCTCACCGTAGGACAGCGCGTCGCGACCGGCGGAACCTTCGGGGCCTGGGCCGAGTACATCGTGGCGAACGCCGCGGGCCTCATCCCCGTACCCGAATCCCTCTCCGATGAGAGCGCGGCCCAGCTCGTCTCGATGCCGTTCAGCACGATCAGCCTGTTGCAGTTCCTCGACGTGAACGAGGGCGACTGGATCGTGCAGAACGCGGCGAACGGTGCCGTCGGGCGTATGCTCGCGCAGCTCGGCGCGGCCCGCGGCGTGCACGTCCTCGGGCTCGTGCGCCGTGCGGAAGGTGTCGAAGAGCTGCGCGCCCAGGGCATCGAGAACGTCATCTCGACGGACCAGGATCACTGGCGCGACCAGGCTGCACGTCTCACCGACGGTGCGCCGATCATCGCCGGGGTGGATTCCGTGGGCGGATCGGCCTCCGGCGATGTACTCTCGCTGCTCAGCGAGGGCGGCACGCTCGTCGCATTCGGAGCGATGAACTCCCCCGTCATGGAGATCGCCTCCTCCGATGTGATCTTCAAGCAGGCCATCGTCAAGGGCTTCTGGGGCAGCAAGGTGATCCAGCAGCTCGATGCCGCCACGCGCGGCGCGCTGTTCGGCGAACTCATCCAGCGCGTCACCGACGGGACGCTGACCCTCCCTGTCGCCGGCGTTTTCGACGCCGCCGACATCGCCGACGCCGTGCGCCTCAGCAACACGCCCGGTCGCGTGGGCAAGGTGCTGCTGAAGTTCTGA
- a CDS encoding DUF1304 domain-containing protein: MLIVGLVLAAAAAAFHVFIFALESLKWTEPETRKIFGVASEADAVTMKALAFNQGFYNLFLALTALLGIGLTIVGFATVGLTLVFAGTGMMVAAALVLVLSDPTKLRAAAMQGTLPLLAVIATAVGVAIG, encoded by the coding sequence ATGCTCATCGTCGGTCTGGTCCTCGCCGCGGCTGCTGCCGCGTTCCACGTGTTCATCTTCGCGCTCGAATCGCTGAAGTGGACCGAGCCCGAGACGAGGAAGATCTTCGGCGTCGCGAGCGAAGCAGATGCCGTGACGATGAAAGCACTCGCTTTCAACCAGGGCTTCTACAACCTGTTCCTCGCGCTGACGGCGTTGCTCGGAATCGGGCTGACGATCGTCGGCTTCGCGACCGTCGGTCTGACCCTCGTCTTCGCCGGCACCGGCATGATGGTCGCCGCAGCCCTGGTGCTCGTGCTGTCCGACCCGACCAAGCTCCGCGCGGCTGCGATGCAGGGAACGCTGCCGCTGCTCGCGGTCATCGCGACAGCGGTCGGCGTCGCGATCGGCTGA
- a CDS encoding organic hydroperoxide resistance protein: MEALYTAEALATGAGRNGHVATNDGRVEFDLAIPKEMGGSGDGANPEQLFAAGYAACFHSALQSVARTQKVKIDHSSVGARVQIGSNGAGGFGLAVELEVVIPELPHEQAQALADAAHQVCPYSNATRGNIDVTITVSDD, encoded by the coding sequence ATGGAAGCTCTCTACACCGCAGAAGCCCTCGCCACCGGCGCCGGCCGCAACGGACACGTCGCCACGAACGACGGACGTGTCGAGTTCGATCTCGCCATCCCCAAGGAGATGGGCGGCAGCGGCGACGGGGCCAACCCCGAACAGCTCTTCGCGGCCGGCTACGCGGCATGCTTCCACTCCGCTCTGCAGTCCGTCGCACGGACACAGAAGGTCAAGATCGATCACAGCTCGGTCGGTGCACGCGTGCAGATCGGCTCGAACGGTGCCGGCGGGTTCGGACTCGCCGTCGAACTCGAAGTGGTCATCCCCGAGCTCCCGCACGAGCAGGCTCAGGCGCTCGCCGATGCCGCACACCAGGTCTGCCCGTACTCGAACGCGACACGCGGCAACATCGACGTCACGATCACCGTCTCCGACGACTGA